From Cotesia glomerata isolate CgM1 linkage group LG2, MPM_Cglom_v2.3, whole genome shotgun sequence, a single genomic window includes:
- the LOC123260086 gene encoding uncharacterized protein LOC123260086, producing MDDFDDVVIEGSDLHKALTDVGFTDFECTYVDRKDFNETEEFPLIVEETSKIDYSFRNFFISLKQPKKNSYGVQELKIILKLQPLLDDHTLSIQNILKDKSPSRLRYSLWSSIILSSAIASTLVYQKLRTPVIVTCSVISSSLIYRHYCKKSRLDILENLVSIQNNIYLQYKKILKILKNNFCIKLTSNKSQKKFSDLEAPRIKYLLPMCETFTNSIEVISHSYYKISLSIIKLLSKSSDTKNLFSNFDENTFNINGEITYERLKQFYYIYILVQSDMMNLLALLHQNDFKNHQYLANKVTKFLLKLLRPYSDKLNKIIEEYKGNTKQVYRQLKKSNVTKWQDLNINVDLLSRKIQSAYNNISSIVDDLDDCADCEETDEFLKSLMEKMNDVYKEIDTARNFAEFNRLLIGKFLNKSVKSKDGDKVSEVAEVERVPVVFDEGPEIIDEVFEEYIKEEYLKPLYQDNDADSLERAKLDKLLAKNFMSELKEVLIDKYKSMSEREAQALLRYRKTLKDFKDVDEDTEDLKKNEETISHNEEDKFMEKINFSLPPPPPPPLPMKGDSLETKRLSRPPIPLPRSVNLSPMNDVRNNIIDNLGSIINVQSEKLINMNLGIKFPAFIDAEETFVGSGENSDQEIIDEDDQN from the exons atggaTGATTTTGATGATGTTGTCAtcgag ggtAGTGATTTGCACAAAGCGTTGACGGATGTAGGATTCACTGACTTTGAATGTACTTATGTAGATAGAAAAGATTTTAATGAAACTGAAGAGTTTCCATTGATTGTTGAG GAaacatcaaaaattgattattcattcagaaatttttttataagtctaaaacaaccaaaaaaaaatagctatGGAGTACAAGaacttaaaattatcttaaaattacaGCCGTTATTAGATGATCATACACTaagtattcaaaatattttaaaagataaatcTCCAAGTAGACTGAg gTATTCGTTATGGTCATCAATTATTTTGTCTTCAGCAATCGCAAGTACTCTAGTCTACCAGAAATTAAGAACTCCTGTGATTGTAACTTGCTCTGTGATATCCAGTAGTTTAATATATAGAcattactgtaaaaaatcaaGACTTGACattcttgaaaatttggtgtcgattcaaaataatatttatttgcaatacaagaaaatattaaaaatactgaagaataatttttgtatcaaaTTGACTAGTAATAAGTCTCAAAAGAAATTCag tgATTTAGAAGCACCGAGAATAAAATATCTATTGCCAATGTGTGAAACTTTTACAAATTCAATAGAAGTAATTTCACATTCATACTACAAAATATCATTGTCTATAATAAAACTACTCTCTAAATCATCagatactaaaaatttattttccaattttgatgaaaatactTTCAATATCAACGGAGAGATAACTTACGAAAGACTCAAg caaTTTTATTACATATACATTTTAGTTCAATCAGATATGATGAATCTTTTAGCTCTCCTTCATCAAAATGACTTTAAGAATCATCAATATTTAGCAAATAaagtaactaaatttttattaaaattactgaGGCCATACagtgataaattaaataaaattattgaagaatatAAAGGCAATACTAAACAAGTCTATCGTCAATTAaa AAAATCAAATGTAACAAAGTGGCAAGATTTGAACATAAATGTAGACTTACTATCCCGGAAAATTCAGTCAGCTTACAACAACATTTCGTCGATTGTTGACGATCTTGATGACTGCGCAGACTGCGAAGAGactgatgaatttttaaaaagtctgATGGAAAAAATGAACGACGTTTACAAAGAAATTGATACTGCAAGAAATTTCGCTGAGTTTAATAGACTGCTTATaggtaaatttttgaataaatctgTAAAGTCTAAAGACGGGGATAAAGTATCAGAAGTAGCTGAGGTTGAAAGAGTTCCAGTAGTGTTTGATGAAGGCCCGGAAATTATTGACGAAGTATTTGAAGAATACATCAAAGAAGAGTATTTAAAACCACTTTATCAGGATAATGATGCAGATTCGCTTGAGCGTGCTAAGCTGGATAAACTTCTTGCGAAGAATTTCATGAGTGAGTTGAAGGAAGTCttgattgataaatataagAGTATGTCCGAGCGTGAAGCTCAAGCGCTTTTGAGGTATAGAAAAACTTTGAAAGATTTTAAAGATGTAGATGAAGATActgaagatttaaaaaaaaatgaggaaACTATTTCACATAATGAAGAAGATaaatttatggaaaaaattaatttttcattaccgCCACCACCACCACCTCCACTTCCAATGAAAGGTGATAGTTTAGAAACTAAACGACTTAGTCGTCCTCCGATTCCATTACCACGCTCAGTTAATTTATCTCCGATGAATGATGtaagaaataatataatagataatttgGGGTCGATAATTAATGTTCagagtgaaaaattaataaatatgaatCTCGGAATAAAATTTCCTGCTTTCATTGACGCCGAAGAGACTTTTGTGGGGAGTGGCGAAAATTCTGACCaagaaataattgatgaaGATGATCAAAACTAA
- the LOC123260089 gene encoding death-associated inhibitor of apoptosis 1-like, with protein sequence MTDFFRNDLGENLHDSKSTANLRLPSIQPASQLPNNNNNNNNISSDEVDNPEFPRADYRLESVRLQSYTDWPLSFMDPAKLAAAGFYHTGYNYHVKCFECGIEIREWVEGDDPMSDHQRWQSNCRFVRKLPCGNVPIGVDPSTVPSFSSRDRDVCGIYLDEIRPGASPDFPSGQTELQFPSTAKLGGQNLAQPKKPSHPEFVSYDARLKSFELWPKFMPQTKEQLADAGFYYTGTGDQTICFHCGGGLNDWEPKDDPWVQHAKWFKKCYYVRMVKGQDFIESVIGQPVAPPSHEEMMQMNLPSYIEKLKLTASIKKPEEEPEEKKPEAEVEPINKSANDDLMCKICYNYELGVVFLPCGHMVACTRCTPSMNSCPVCKEPVSMTVRTIIS encoded by the exons atgacGGACTTTTTTAGAAATGATCTTGGTGAGAACTTGCACGATTCAAAGTCAACGGCAAATCTGCGACTTCCGTCAATTCAGCCGGCGTCGCAGTTAcccaacaataataataataataataacatctCGTCCGATGAAGTGGATAATCCCGAGTTTCCACGGGCAGATTACCGCCTGGAATCTGTGAGACTGCAGAGCTACACCGACTGGCCTCTGAGCTTCATGGACCCTGCGAAATTGGCAGCCGCTGGATTTTACCACACGGGCTACAATTACCATGTCAAATGCTTCGAATGTGGAATTGAAATACGCGAGTGGGTAGAGGGCGACGACCCGATGTCGGATCATCAACGTTGGCAGTCTAATTGCCGTTTTGTAAGAAAATTACCCTGTGGTAATGTGCCGATTGGTGTTGATCCAAGTACCGTTCCTTCATTCAGTTCTAGAGATCGTGACGTATGTGGTATTTATCTAGATGAAATCCGGCCTGGTGCATCACCAGACTTTCCTTCTGGCCAGACCGAACTCCAATTTCCTAGTACTGCTAAGTTGGGAGGTCAAAACCTCGCCCAGCCCAAAAAACCGTCACATCCGGAATTTGTGAGTTACGACGCCAGATTAAAAAGTTTTGAGTTATGGCCCAAATTTATGCCACAAACCAAGGAACAACTTGCTGACGCTGGCTTCTACTACACTGGGACTGGTGACCAAACTATCTGCTTTCACTGTGGCGGTGGGTTGAATGACTGGGAGCCCAAGGACGATCCGTGGGTTCAGCACGCCAAGTGGTTCAAAAAGTGCTACTACGTTCGGATGGTCAAGGGCCAAGACTTCATTGAAAGCGTCATTGGTCAGCCTGTTGCACCACCTTCTCATGAG GAGATGATGCAGATGAATTTGCCCAGctacattgaaaaattaaagctAACAGCGAGTATTAAGAAACCAGAAGAAGAACCTGAGGAGAAGAAACCAGAGGCAGAAGTTGAGCCGATCAACAAGAGTGCGAATGACGATCTTATGTGCAAGATTTGCTATAACTATGAATTGGGGGTGGTGTTCCTGCCTTGCGGACACATGGTAGCTTGCACTAGGTGCACGCCGAGTATGAATTCTTGCCCGGTGTGTAAAGAGCCCGTCAGTATGACAGTACGCACTATAATATCTTAG